The following are from one region of the Pseudomonadota bacterium genome:
- a CDS encoding recombinase family protein: MKIIAYLRVSTNTQDLNNQKFEILNYTNKNNLKVDEFIDVEASSRKDSNTRRITELLAKVKDGDMIITAELSRLGRSIVEVINIVNELITRNIRLIVIKQALDIKGSHDMQSKILITLFSLLAELERDLISERTKSALHAAKINGKILGRPKGSISKSKLDGKEDEIQMFIQKKVSRSAIARILNTSRTNLKEFIRKKRLAQEKSTI; encoded by the coding sequence ATGAAAATTATAGCGTATCTTAGGGTTTCTACAAATACCCAGGATCTCAATAATCAGAAATTTGAGATACTAAATTATACAAACAAAAACAACCTTAAGGTCGATGAATTCATCGATGTTGAAGCATCCAGCAGGAAGGACTCCAATACAAGAAGGATAACGGAACTCTTGGCTAAAGTGAAAGATGGTGATATGATCATAACCGCTGAACTCTCAAGATTAGGCAGAAGCATTGTTGAGGTGATAAATATTGTAAATGAATTGATAACAAGAAACATCCGTCTCATAGTTATCAAGCAGGCACTTGATATTAAGGGAAGCCATGACATGCAGTCAAAGATTCTCATCACCCTCTTCTCCCTATTAGCAGAACTTGAAAGGGATCTCATATCGGAGAGGACAAAATCTGCCCTTCATGCGGCTAAAATAAACGGAAAAATACTCGGAAGGCCAAAGGGCAGCATATCTAAAAGTAAGCTTGACGGTAAAGAGGATGAGATACAGATGTTTATACAGAAGAAGGTAAGCAGATCAGCCATTGCAAGGATACTTAATACAAGCAGGACGAACCTTAAAGAATTTATAAGAAAGAAAAGGCTTGCGCAGGAGAAATCCACCATATGA